TCAATAAAAGAAAACGATTTTGTAATTCTTTCTGGCTCAATTCCAAGCTCTTTGGGAGATGACTTTTATATAAAAATAATAGAGATTTTAAAAGAGAATAAAGTTAATTTTGCACTTGATAGCAGTGGTGAAGCCTTCTCAAAATCATTGGAATATAAACCATTTTTAATAAAGCCAAACCGAGATGAGATTTCAGAATATGCCGGTAAAAAAATGGAAGATTACAAAGAGATTATTAACTTTACCAGAGAGAATTTATTAAATAAAGCTGAACATATTATAATTTCTATGGGTGGAGAAGGAGCACTATATGTTGCAAAGGAATATTCACTTTTTGCAAAAGCATTAAAAGGCAAGCTAATAAATAGTGTAGGAGCTGGAGATTCAGTAGTAGCAGGTTTTGTAGATAGTGTGTTAAAAGGAAAACCTATTGAAAAGGCATTCAAATTTGCAATAGCTTGTGGAACAGCCACAGCATTTTCAGAGGATATTGGAGAGTTAGACTTTATAGAGGAAATAAAAAGTAAAATAATTATAGAAAGGATGGTTTAGAATTAT
The window above is part of the Fusobacterium russii ATCC 25533 genome. Proteins encoded here:
- the pfkB gene encoding 1-phosphofructokinase, encoding MIYSVTLNPSIDFIVRVEKFQEGETNRAFADEFYAGGKGIMVSKLLKNIGTSCRNLGFLGGFTGKFIEDNLNLLNIEHDFVKVKENTRINVKLKSEQETEINCKGPNISEIEIQEFLKKIKSIKENDFVILSGSIPSSLGDDFYIKIIEILKENKVNFALDSSGEAFSKSLEYKPFLIKPNRDEISEYAGKKMEDYKEIINFTRENLLNKAEHIIISMGGEGALYVAKEYSLFAKALKGKLINSVGAGDSVVAGFVDSVLKGKPIEKAFKFAIACGTATAFSEDIGELDFIEEIKSKIIIERMV